The following are encoded together in the Magnetococcales bacterium genome:
- a CDS encoding mechanosensitive ion channel, giving the protein MTERNREAENASTALKQAQQLLQENPQKILHAKERSQEAADTIGKMAKLLDKAVTGGKPVHDLQMGNAELEQRTAQEQIARLQAEELYEKLAMPRREKQVELARLILGLEQKRFTLYQEALDLHLERDRQEKNAELQKKLQAEESAHTPQQKWLTRLETENLQAQRNIADLQQVRSGIVREISEQEKRLQAEKSELDNLKTLVQQYGTQGPAADMLKSSYRLLKQRRRDLGNAIPSVLEKQQEKIQERRFEIATRLTSLDDEWHRDQAILMHRGSELQRAAFSQQSQLLLDALRHTLTEEKRFAFEVSVEWQRLVLLPRERHNILTELEAFVIANVFWIQDADPLGGRLLQAAFTEVVATDNPRALRQEMQRIVDPENWQGLLLLLTNKEGFLFAGVVLILLPGVLFYGRHRLRQKYQAVALELAKDKLESMDWRPFLLGVMQASLAPIWLLVTVPLLINLAQPPVYGDLLERGTIHLALLVFLWSLKGHFVEMTHHARFGLAVPKDLLHTLQTAMQMSLWAALFFWLPWVILDGSPFAFRVLPRIFFTLFEMALALAFYLLVRPASPLIRYLLAKVGDADQTLQKKYLILRHPWLAWIWLMLLTVVMGLDVAGYRFGAAHLARNGVLTLLTMLILMGMSRVLDQILDRWGNNRQSMEGSTATNLQNSSLPGNLRHFIHLFLILTGLFLLATYWGVNEQALTALSRINLYSVTGIEGKIEFVTVADLVRFVLALFLTFWLLANLPGLLHLMIFSRWQVAEGSQYAVVTITRYSLFLIGVMTAVSWLRLDPSRVGWLVAMGVGLGFGLQEIVANFVSGIILLVERPIRVRDWVTVGDVTGTVTQINIRATRVQNRDHQEILIPNRELITRQVTNWTLSNTNIRLVIPIGVAYGSNVEKVRQILLDLARQQPEIMATPPPEVLFRSHADSSLNFELWVFLSLPDLLPNMQDRLNTLINAAFSREGIVIPFPQREILVRTCTTCPGTGSTKSI; this is encoded by the coding sequence AAACGCCTCCACAGCCCTGAAACAGGCGCAACAACTGTTGCAGGAAAATCCACAAAAAATATTACACGCCAAGGAAAGGTCCCAGGAGGCAGCCGACACCATTGGCAAAATGGCCAAATTGCTGGACAAGGCAGTCACCGGTGGCAAACCTGTCCATGATTTGCAGATGGGTAACGCGGAACTGGAACAAAGAACAGCCCAGGAGCAGATTGCCCGCTTGCAGGCCGAAGAGTTGTATGAAAAATTGGCCATGCCCCGTCGCGAAAAACAGGTCGAATTGGCCAGACTGATCCTGGGTCTGGAACAAAAGCGGTTCACTCTTTACCAGGAAGCCCTGGATCTGCATCTCGAACGGGATCGGCAGGAGAAAAATGCCGAACTCCAGAAAAAACTTCAGGCCGAAGAGTCGGCGCATACCCCGCAACAAAAATGGCTTACCCGTCTGGAAACAGAAAATCTCCAGGCACAACGCAACATTGCCGACTTGCAACAGGTGCGCTCCGGTATCGTGCGCGAAATATCGGAACAGGAAAAACGCTTGCAGGCGGAAAAATCCGAATTGGACAATCTGAAAACCCTTGTCCAGCAATACGGAACCCAGGGGCCGGCTGCCGATATGCTGAAAAGCTCCTATCGTCTGCTCAAACAACGGCGTCGGGATCTGGGGAATGCCATTCCATCGGTTTTGGAAAAACAACAGGAGAAAATCCAGGAACGACGCTTTGAAATTGCCACCCGTCTGACCTCACTCGATGACGAGTGGCACCGGGATCAGGCAATCCTGATGCACCGTGGATCGGAATTGCAACGCGCAGCATTCAGCCAACAAAGCCAGCTCCTGCTCGATGCCCTTCGGCATACCCTGACCGAAGAAAAACGCTTTGCCTTCGAAGTTTCGGTTGAATGGCAGCGTCTCGTGCTGCTGCCCCGCGAACGCCACAACATTCTTACTGAATTGGAAGCATTTGTTATTGCAAATGTTTTTTGGATACAGGATGCCGATCCTCTGGGTGGCAGATTGTTGCAGGCTGCTTTCACGGAAGTGGTGGCCACAGACAATCCGCGTGCCCTGCGTCAGGAGATGCAACGCATCGTGGATCCGGAAAACTGGCAGGGATTGCTTCTATTGCTCACCAACAAGGAAGGGTTTCTGTTCGCCGGGGTGGTGTTGATCTTGTTGCCTGGCGTTTTGTTTTATGGCCGGCATCGCTTGCGACAAAAATATCAGGCAGTGGCTTTGGAGCTGGCCAAGGACAAGCTTGAAAGCATGGATTGGCGTCCGTTTTTGCTCGGAGTCATGCAGGCCTCACTGGCACCGATCTGGTTGTTGGTGACAGTGCCCCTGCTGATCAATCTGGCCCAGCCCCCGGTTTATGGAGACCTGCTGGAAAGAGGAACGATCCATCTGGCCCTGCTGGTTTTTTTGTGGTCCCTGAAGGGACATTTTGTGGAAATGACCCATCATGCCCGGTTTGGCCTGGCAGTTCCAAAAGATCTCCTGCACACGTTGCAGACAGCCATGCAGATGAGTTTGTGGGCCGCTCTTTTTTTCTGGCTGCCCTGGGTAATCCTGGATGGCTCTCCCTTCGCTTTTCGGGTCTTGCCACGAATATTTTTTACGCTGTTTGAAATGGCCCTGGCCCTGGCCTTTTATTTATTGGTTCGACCTGCATCGCCTTTGATTCGATATTTGCTGGCAAAGGTCGGCGATGCGGATCAGACCCTGCAAAAAAAATATTTGATTTTGCGGCACCCGTGGCTGGCCTGGATCTGGTTGATGCTTTTGACGGTTGTCATGGGTCTGGATGTGGCCGGCTATCGCTTCGGTGCGGCGCATTTGGCCCGGAATGGTGTGTTGACGCTGCTGACAATGTTGATTCTCATGGGAATGAGTCGCGTCCTGGACCAGATCCTGGACCGCTGGGGAAACAACCGCCAATCCATGGAAGGAAGCACCGCAACAAACCTGCAAAATTCCAGTCTGCCTGGCAACCTGCGCCACTTCATACACCTGTTCCTGATCTTGACCGGTCTGTTTCTGCTGGCCACCTATTGGGGCGTGAACGAACAGGCCCTGACCGCATTGAGTCGAATCAATCTGTACAGCGTCACCGGCATTGAAGGAAAAATTGAATTTGTCACCGTGGCCGATCTGGTGCGTTTTGTCCTGGCTCTCTTTCTGACCTTCTGGTTGTTGGCCAACCTGCCGGGTCTGTTGCATCTGATGATATTTTCCCGCTGGCAGGTGGCTGAAGGGTCGCAATATGCCGTGGTGACGATCACCCGCTATTCGCTGTTTTTGATTGGCGTCATGACGGCAGTCTCCTGGCTGCGTCTGGATCCAAGCCGGGTTGGCTGGCTGGTGGCCATGGGTGTTGGTCTGGGATTTGGTTTGCAGGAGATTGTGGCCAATTTTGTCAGTGGCATCATTCTTCTTGTGGAACGGCCCATTCGGGTCAGGGATTGGGTCACCGTGGGAGATGTGACCGGAACAGTCACCCAGATCAATATTCGCGCCACCCGGGTACAAAATCGTGATCACCAGGAAATATTGATTCCCAATCGGGAGCTCATCACCCGGCAAGTGACCAACTGGACCCTCTCCAATACCAACATTCGCCTGGTCATTCCCATTGGTGTGGCCTATGGCTCAAATGTCGAAAAGGTCCGCCAGATTCTCCTCGACCTGGCCCGGCAGCAGCCGGAAATCATGGCAACACCACCGCCCGAGGTGTTGTTCCGGAGCCATGCAGACAGTTCGCTGAACTTTGAACTATGGGTGTTTCTCTCGCTGCCGGATCTGTTGCCCAACATGCAGGACCGCCTCAATACCCTGATCAACGCGGCATTTTCCCGGGAAGGAATTGTCATTCCCTTCCCGCAGAGGGAGATTCTCGTGCGAACCTGCACCACCTGCCCTGGCACCGGATCGACGAAAAGCATATGA